The following coding sequences lie in one Glycine max cultivar Williams 82 chromosome 19, Glycine_max_v4.0, whole genome shotgun sequence genomic window:
- the LOC100813252 gene encoding uncharacterized protein LOC100813252: MLAKRLSSFFKLSPKPQISTSTKKVDEETGKYYGKKAVSFFLITITGGVALSALDDLAIYHGCSRKAMEKVSKNQALIDAIGEPIVKGPWYNASLSVAHKRHSVSCSFPVSGPQGTGVLQLKAVRNGDDTWSSFFLPRDWDILIMDALLHVPGNEEKHQTLRINLADKPLSCTTCTECTPHPSENSKAKLSSKQ, translated from the exons ATGTTGGCCAAGAGATTAAGCTCTTTCTTCAAACTCTCCCCAAAACCTCAGATTTCCAC TTCCACGAAGAAAGTGGATGAAGAGACGGGAAAATACTATGGTAAAAAGGCCGTGTCATTTTTCTTGATTACTATTACAGGTGGTGTTGCTTTGAGTGCCCTTGATGACCTTGCCATCTATCATGGATGTAGCCG CAAGGCGATGGAGAAAGTGAGCAAGAACCAGGCATTAATAGATGCTATTGGAGAACCAATTGTTAAAGGTCCATGGTACAATGCATCTCTTTCAGTAGCTCATAAAAGACATTCTGTTTCATGCTCATTTCCTGTTTCTGGACCACAAGGCACTGGTGTCTTGCAGCTGAAGGCGGTTCGAAATGGAG ATGACACTTGGTCTTCCTTTTTCCTTCCTCGTGATTGGGACATTTTAATCATGGATGCTCTCCTCCATGTACCTGGGAATGAGGAGAAGCACCAAACACTGCGGATCAATCTTGCTGACAAGCCTCTTTCTTGTACTACTTGCACCGAGTGCACACCTCATCCATCAGAAAATTCAAAGGCAAAATTGAGTTCTAAGCAATAA
- the LOC100813788 gene encoding auxin-responsive protein IAA13-like isoform X2, whose amino-acid sequence MSLKSKESCSPRHSSSCCRYSLTSQLETRAEKPLQCLKMTTLLLRILHLTLNFLSPYAPANSSFTSLPITAPSQVVGWPPLGAYRMNSYNSHAKSPATEVFNSTLDKRASNSAGVRKSADGGSDSSNIISKEKGNLRTSLFVKVKMDGIPIGRKVDLGAHDSYETLAQTLEDMFDESTTVLTHKVGSNGEDHGTEVGTDGHSKLLDGSSDFVLTYEDKEGDWVLVGDVPWCYFAAPRLEEKNRRSNTSSYR is encoded by the exons ATGAGTCTCAAGTCTAAAGAGTCTTGTTCACCACGCCACTCTTCTTCTTGTTGTAGATATTCCCTCACTTCACAACTTGAGACAAGAGCAGAGAAGCCGCTTCAATGTCTAAAGATGACAACTCTTCTTCTCAGGATTCTTCATCTGACCTTGAATTTTCTCTCTCCCTATGCCCCCGCTAATTCCTCCTTCACTTCTCTTCCCATTACCGCTCCCAG tcaAGTTGTTGGATGGCCTCCCCTTGGAGCATATAGAATGAACAGCTATAATAGCCATGCAAAATCACCAGCCACAGAAGTATTCAATTCTACACTTGACAAAAGAGCAAGCAATAGTGCTGGGGTTAGGAAGAGTGCAGATGGTGGCAGTGATAGTAGCAACATTATTtccaaagaaaaaggaaacctcAGGACTTCCCTGTTTGTGAAAGTAAAAATGGACGGGATACCAATCGGAAGGAAGGTTGATTTGGGTGCTCACGATTCTTATGAAACCTTAGCTCAAACCTTGGAGgatatgtttgatgaatcaaCTACAGTCCTCACTCACAAAG TAGGATCAAATGGAGAAGATCATGGTACTGAAGTTGGAACAGATGGGCATTCAAAATTGCTGGATGGTTCTTCTGACTTTGTGCTCACTTATGAAGACAAGGAAGGAGACTGGGTGCTTGTTGGAGATGTTCCTTGGTG TTACTTTGCAGCTCCAAGATTGgaagaaaagaacagaagatCGAATACAAGCTCATATAGATAA
- the LOC100813788 gene encoding auxin-responsive protein IAA13-like isoform X1 has protein sequence MSLKSKESCSPRHSSSCCRYSLTSQLETRAEKPLQCLKMTTLLLRILHLTLNFLSPYAPANSSFTSLPITAPSQVVGWPPLGAYRMNSYNSHAKSPATEVFNSTLDKRASNSAGVRKSADGGSDSSNIISKEKGNLRTSLFVKVKMDGIPIGRKVDLGAHDSYETLAQTLEDMFDESTTVLTHKVGSNGEDHGTEVGTDGHSKLLDGSSDFVLTYEDKEGDWVLVGDVPWWMFLNSVRRLRIMRTPEDNGLAPRLEEKNRRSNTSSYR, from the exons ATGAGTCTCAAGTCTAAAGAGTCTTGTTCACCACGCCACTCTTCTTCTTGTTGTAGATATTCCCTCACTTCACAACTTGAGACAAGAGCAGAGAAGCCGCTTCAATGTCTAAAGATGACAACTCTTCTTCTCAGGATTCTTCATCTGACCTTGAATTTTCTCTCTCCCTATGCCCCCGCTAATTCCTCCTTCACTTCTCTTCCCATTACCGCTCCCAG tcaAGTTGTTGGATGGCCTCCCCTTGGAGCATATAGAATGAACAGCTATAATAGCCATGCAAAATCACCAGCCACAGAAGTATTCAATTCTACACTTGACAAAAGAGCAAGCAATAGTGCTGGGGTTAGGAAGAGTGCAGATGGTGGCAGTGATAGTAGCAACATTATTtccaaagaaaaaggaaacctcAGGACTTCCCTGTTTGTGAAAGTAAAAATGGACGGGATACCAATCGGAAGGAAGGTTGATTTGGGTGCTCACGATTCTTATGAAACCTTAGCTCAAACCTTGGAGgatatgtttgatgaatcaaCTACAGTCCTCACTCACAAAG TAGGATCAAATGGAGAAGATCATGGTACTGAAGTTGGAACAGATGGGCATTCAAAATTGCTGGATGGTTCTTCTGACTTTGTGCTCACTTATGAAGACAAGGAAGGAGACTGGGTGCTTGTTGGAGATGTTCCTTGGTG GATGTTCCTTAACTCTGTGAGGAGGCTAAGAATCATGAGGACACCTGAAGATAATGGACTTG CTCCAAGATTGgaagaaaagaacagaagatCGAATACAAGCTCATATAGATAA
- the LOC100813788 gene encoding auxin-responsive protein IAA13-like isoform X3, with protein sequence MTTLLLRILHLTLNFLSPYAPANSSFTSLPITAPSQVVGWPPLGAYRMNSYNSHAKSPATEVFNSTLDKRASNSAGVRKSADGGSDSSNIISKEKGNLRTSLFVKVKMDGIPIGRKVDLGAHDSYETLAQTLEDMFDESTTVLTHKVGSNGEDHGTEVGTDGHSKLLDGSSDFVLTYEDKEGDWVLVGDVPWWMFLNSVRRLRIMRTPEDNGLAPRLEEKNRRSNTSSYR encoded by the exons ATGACAACTCTTCTTCTCAGGATTCTTCATCTGACCTTGAATTTTCTCTCTCCCTATGCCCCCGCTAATTCCTCCTTCACTTCTCTTCCCATTACCGCTCCCAG tcaAGTTGTTGGATGGCCTCCCCTTGGAGCATATAGAATGAACAGCTATAATAGCCATGCAAAATCACCAGCCACAGAAGTATTCAATTCTACACTTGACAAAAGAGCAAGCAATAGTGCTGGGGTTAGGAAGAGTGCAGATGGTGGCAGTGATAGTAGCAACATTATTtccaaagaaaaaggaaacctcAGGACTTCCCTGTTTGTGAAAGTAAAAATGGACGGGATACCAATCGGAAGGAAGGTTGATTTGGGTGCTCACGATTCTTATGAAACCTTAGCTCAAACCTTGGAGgatatgtttgatgaatcaaCTACAGTCCTCACTCACAAAG TAGGATCAAATGGAGAAGATCATGGTACTGAAGTTGGAACAGATGGGCATTCAAAATTGCTGGATGGTTCTTCTGACTTTGTGCTCACTTATGAAGACAAGGAAGGAGACTGGGTGCTTGTTGGAGATGTTCCTTGGTG GATGTTCCTTAACTCTGTGAGGAGGCTAAGAATCATGAGGACACCTGAAGATAATGGACTTG CTCCAAGATTGgaagaaaagaacagaagatCGAATACAAGCTCATATAGATAA
- the LOC100813788 gene encoding auxin-responsive protein IAA13-like precursor, with protein sequence MTTLLLRILHLTLNFLSPYAPANSSFTSLPITAPSQVVGWPPLGAYRMNSYNSHAKSPATEVFNSTLDKRASNSAGVRKSADGGSDSSNIISKEKGNLRTSLFVKVKMDGIPIGRKVDLGAHDSYETLAQTLEDMFDESTTVLTHKGSNGEDHGTEVGTDGHSKLLDGSSDFVLTYEDKEGDWVLVGDVPWWMFLNSVRRLRIMRTPEDNGLAPRLEEKNRRSNTSSYR encoded by the exons ATGACAACTCTTCTTCTCAGGATTCTTCATCTGACCTTGAATTTTCTCTCTCCCTATGCCCCCGCTAATTCCTCCTTCACTTCTCTTCCCATTACCGCTCCCAG tcaAGTTGTTGGATGGCCTCCCCTTGGAGCATATAGAATGAACAGCTATAATAGCCATGCAAAATCACCAGCCACAGAAGTATTCAATTCTACACTTGACAAAAGAGCAAGCAATAGTGCTGGGGTTAGGAAGAGTGCAGATGGTGGCAGTGATAGTAGCAACATTATTtccaaagaaaaaggaaacctcAGGACTTCCCTGTTTGTGAAAGTAAAAATGGACGGGATACCAATCGGAAGGAAGGTTGATTTGGGTGCTCACGATTCTTATGAAACCTTAGCTCAAACCTTGGAGgatatgtttgatgaatcaaCTACAGTCCTCACTCACAAAG GATCAAATGGAGAAGATCATGGTACTGAAGTTGGAACAGATGGGCATTCAAAATTGCTGGATGGTTCTTCTGACTTTGTGCTCACTTATGAAGACAAGGAAGGAGACTGGGTGCTTGTTGGAGATGTTCCTTGGTG GATGTTCCTTAACTCTGTGAGGAGGCTAAGAATCATGAGGACACCTGAAGATAATGGACTTG CTCCAAGATTGgaagaaaagaacagaagatCGAATACAAGCTCATATAGATAA